DNA from candidate division TA06 bacterium:
ATTGTCCCGCAGCAGCCGCACCTTGTTGTTCCTGGCGATGCTCCCGGAAAGCACGAAGCAGCCGGCGATGGTCCCCACCCCGGAGATCTTGTAGGTCTCGCGCACTTCCACCCGGCCCTGCACCGATTCCTTGAACACCGGGGCCAGCATCCCGGTCTGGGCCTTCTTAATGTCCTCCAGCGCGTCGTAGATGATGTTGTAGGTCCTGATGTCCACCCCTTCGCGCTCGGCCAGCTCCCGGGCCCGCTCCTCGGGCCGGACGTGGAAGCCGATGATGATGGCCCTCGAGGCCTCGGCCAGCAGCACGTCGGACTCGGTGATGGCGCCCACCCCCTTGTGAATCACCGCTATCTTCAGCTGGTCGGTGGACATTTTGAACACCGAGTCGGCGATGGCCTCCACCGAGCCCCCGGCGTCGCCCTTGACGATCAGCTTGAGTTCCTTGATCTCGCCGGCCAGCATCTGGTCGTACAGTCCGTCCAGGGTCACCTTCTTGCCGGGCCGGAACTCCTGCTCCCGCTTCAACTGCTGGCGCTTCAGGGCCAGCTCCCGGGCGGCGGACTCATTGTCCATCACCTGGAAGACATCGCCCACCATGGGCGCGCCGTTGAAGCCCTGGATCACCGCGGCCGAGGAAGGCCCGGCCTTGGCCACCAAATTTCCCCGCTCGCCGTACATGGCCCTGATCTTTCCGTTGAAGTTCCCGGCCACAAAAGGCTGGCCCTTCTGCAAAGTCCCCTGTTGCACCAGCACCGTGGCCAGTATGCCCTTGCCCTTGTCCAGCCGGGACTCGATCACCACCCCCCGGGGCTGGTAATCGGGATCGGCCTTCAGGTCCATCATCTCGGCCTGCAGCAGCACCATCTCCAGCAGTTTGTCGATGTTGGCCCCGGTCTTGGCCGAGACCTCCACGTAGATGGTCTTGCCGCCCCAGTCCTCGGGGGCCAGGTTCTGCTTGGAGAGATCCTGTTTTATCCGCAGGGGATCGGCGTCGAGCAGGTCCATCTTGTTGATGGCCACGATCACCGGCACCTTGGCGGCCTGGGCGTGGTCGATGGCTTCCTGGGTCTGGGGCATCACCCCTTCCGAGGCCGCCACCACCAAGATGACTATGTCGGTGACCTGGGCGCCCCTGGCCCGCATGGCGGTAAAGGCCGCGTGGCCCGGGGTGTCCAGAAAAGTGATGCTGCTTTTGCCGGCCTTTACTTCGTAGGCCCCGATATGTTGGGTGATGCCTCCGAATTCCCCTTCGGCCACGCTGCTTTTGCGGATCCGGTCCAGCAGCGAGGTCTTGCCGTGATCCACGTGTCCCATTACAGTCACCACCGGGGGCCGGGGTTTGAGATTCATCGGTTCGGCGTTTTTCTGATCCTGGGGATCTCCGGGAGTGAACTCCTCCATCTCTTCCACCACATAACCGAAGTCATCGGCGATGGTGGCCAGGGTGTCCAGGTCCAGCCGCTGGTTGATGGTGGCCATGATCCCCAGTCCCAGCGCTTTGGCCACCACCTCGGAGGGCTTGACTCCCATGGCGTGGGACAGATCGCTGATGGAAGAATACTCCGGCAGCCGCACCACCTGCTCCGGAGCCTCCTGGCCCTGAACCTCTTCCTTGTCCTTGAATTTATAGGAACGTCGGGCCTTGCCCCGCTGGATGGCGGCCATGGTCTGTTTGACCGTGGCCGCTACCACCGCCTGGTCCAGCACCGGGCGCTTTTCCTTCTTCTTGCGTCTGCGTCTGCGCCTTCGGCGCTGTTCCGAATCCTCCTCGGTCATGGGCGGCCGGACAGACTGGGGCCGCGCTCCAATGGGACGCAGCGCCCCCAGCCGCGGCGCTCCGGCAAACGAGCCTCCGGGACGCGGGGTTCTGGTGTATGGCGTTCCGGGGCGAGGCGCTCCGGGACGGGGAACCCCCGGTTTTATTCCCTTGGGCGCCTCGGGATAGGGTTCTGAAAATTCCTTGGGATAGTCCACCTTGGAAACGATTACCGGGGTAGGCGGGGCGACCATCTGGGCATTGGCTTCGGCCTTGACCGAGGCTTCCTTCTTTTCCTGGATCTTCTTCTGCTGTTCCTGCTCCCGCTTGACATCCTGTTTTCCCTGCTCCAGCCTCTGCTTGGCCGATGCTATCATATCATCGGTAATGACGCTCATCATGGTCTTAACGTTGAAGTTAAGCTCCTGGAGGATGGCCAGCAGGGCTTTGCCCGACATCTTCAGATCCTTGGCGGCCTCAAAAACCTTGAGCGCCTTGGCCGGATTGGCTTTAAGCTTGGCAGCCGGAGTTTTGGCTGCCTCGGCTTTATGCTCCGAAGTTTTGGCGGAGACTGATTTGGCAGCCGGAGTTTTGGCCGCCTCAGTTTTATGTTCCGGAACTTTGGCGGCGGCTGGTTTGGCGGCAGTTGTTTTGGCTGCGTCGGGCTTTAGTTCCGGAACTTTGGCGGCGGCGGGTTTGGCCGCCGGCTTTTTGGCCGATTCAGGTTTGTGTTCCGGAGTTTTGGCGGCGGGTTTAACGGTGGTTTTTTTAGCGGCAGTTTTTTTGTCTTCAGCCATAATCTCTCCTAATTGCTTGTCCCTACAGGGGGTCAAAAATATTTCTGGTCCGGTGTTTTTATGGTCGGGCCTGCTTCTATTGGGTCTTCTCTTCTTCCTGACCTGGCTCCTTTGTTTCCGGCTGGGATG
Protein-coding regions in this window:
- the infB gene encoding translation initiation factor IF-2, producing the protein MAEDKKTAAKKTTVKPAAKTPEHKPESAKKPAAKPAAAKVPELKPDAAKTTAAKPAAAKVPEHKTEAAKTPAAKSVSAKTSEHKAEAAKTPAAKLKANPAKALKVFEAAKDLKMSGKALLAILQELNFNVKTMMSVITDDMIASAKQRLEQGKQDVKREQEQQKKIQEKKEASVKAEANAQMVAPPTPVIVSKVDYPKEFSEPYPEAPKGIKPGVPRPGAPRPGTPYTRTPRPGGSFAGAPRLGALRPIGARPQSVRPPMTEEDSEQRRRRRRRRKKKEKRPVLDQAVVAATVKQTMAAIQRGKARRSYKFKDKEEVQGQEAPEQVVRLPEYSSISDLSHAMGVKPSEVVAKALGLGIMATINQRLDLDTLATIADDFGYVVEEMEEFTPGDPQDQKNAEPMNLKPRPPVVTVMGHVDHGKTSLLDRIRKSSVAEGEFGGITQHIGAYEVKAGKSSITFLDTPGHAAFTAMRARGAQVTDIVILVVAASEGVMPQTQEAIDHAQAAKVPVIVAINKMDLLDADPLRIKQDLSKQNLAPEDWGGKTIYVEVSAKTGANIDKLLEMVLLQAEMMDLKADPDYQPRGVVIESRLDKGKGILATVLVQQGTLQKGQPFVAGNFNGKIRAMYGERGNLVAKAGPSSAAVIQGFNGAPMVGDVFQVMDNESAARELALKRQQLKREQEFRPGKKVTLDGLYDQMLAGEIKELKLIVKGDAGGSVEAIADSVFKMSTDQLKIAVIHKGVGAITESDVLLAEASRAIIIGFHVRPEERARELAEREGVDIRTYNIIYDALEDIKKAQTGMLAPVFKESVQGRVEVRETYKISGVGTIAGCFVLSGSIARNNKVRLLRDNVEVFGGKLASLKRFKDDVREVQNGFECGLGLDGFNDIKKGDIVESYIVEEVKRE